One segment of Zonotrichia albicollis isolate bZonAlb1 chromosome 4, bZonAlb1.hap1, whole genome shotgun sequence DNA contains the following:
- the LOC102062724 gene encoding endonuclease domain-containing 1 protein — protein MLGLLLLQVLASCLWLGHSEVVDSFDSCAGFFYARIPPNDALNPKNPARICQRFNNSYHYATLYDRDRRIPVYSAYKYEPGSDKRPPGYWLVEPQLIGKNNLKEMTSEMTLINNHKFTLDQIKESQAVLADYKGLKGLDRGHLSPSGHQCGKETKIATFTLTNIVPQDSTLNTGKWMAYECKTMPQKTQDCKTTYVITGAVPGNTYVSNNRVNRPSHIWSAACCLGKKEPKDAWGAIAENNKNKVEQLSLEELEKRLSNLYGGKVTLFNNACSQK, from the exons atgctggggctgctgctgctgcaggtgttgGCCAGCTGCCTCTGGCTGGGACACAGCGAGGTGGTGGACTCCTTTGATAGTTGTGCTGGTTTCTTCTATGCGAGGATTCCCCCAAATGATGCCCTGAATCCAAAGAACCCAGCCCGGATCTGTCAGCGCTTCAACAACTCGTATCACTATGCTACCCTGTACGACAGAGACAGGAGAATTCCAGTGTACTCTGCTTACAAATATGAGCCTGGATCTGACAAGAGACCTCCAGGGTACTGGCTTGTTGAGCCTCAG CTTATAGGTAAAAATAATCTTAAAGAGATGACAAGCGAGATGACCCTCATAAATAATCACAAGTTCACCTTAGACCAAATCAAAGAGAGCCAGGCTGTTCTTGCTGACTACAAAGGACTGAAGGGTTTGGACCGTGGCCATTTGAGCCCCAGTGGCCATCAGTGCGGTAAAGAGACCAAGATTGCTACCTTCACACTCACCAACATAGTGCCCCAGGACAGCACTCTCAACACGGGCAAGTGGATGGCCTACGAGTGTAAAACAATGCCCCAAAAGACTCAGGACTGTAAAACCACCTATGTGATCACAGGTGCTGTGCCTGGGAACACCTACGTATCCAATAACAGGGTGAACAGACCCAGCCACATCTGGTCAGCTGCCTGCtgcttggggaaaaaagagcCCAAAGATGCTTGGGGGGCCATTGCTGAGAACAACAAGAATAAGGTagagcagctcagcctggaaGAGCTGGAGAAGAGGTTGAGCAATCTCTACGGTGGAAAGGTTACTCTGTTCAACAACGCCTGTTCCCAGAAATAG